One window from the genome of Paenibacillus azoreducens encodes:
- a CDS encoding DJ-1/PfpI family protein, producing the protein MKKILLLLANGFEAVEASVFTDVFGWNLSSGDGSTKLVTVGTRDTLKCTFNFTVIPEMTLDEVDVDEFDALAIPGGFEEAGFYQDAYSEEFLNIIREFDQANKIIASICVASLPVAKSGVLDGRKATSYNLKDGIRQKELATYGVHVVNQPIVIDKNIITSYNPSTAFDVAFKLLEQLTSEENCNYVKKIMGF; encoded by the coding sequence ATGAAAAAAATTTTATTGCTCCTTGCGAATGGCTTTGAAGCGGTGGAGGCAAGCGTATTTACAGATGTCTTTGGCTGGAATCTGTCATCGGGAGATGGTTCAACTAAGCTGGTAACTGTTGGAACCAGAGACACATTAAAATGTACGTTTAATTTCACCGTTATTCCCGAAATGACACTAGATGAGGTTGATGTAGATGAATTTGACGCCTTAGCCATTCCGGGAGGATTTGAAGAAGCCGGGTTTTATCAGGATGCTTATAGTGAGGAATTCCTGAATATAATTAGGGAATTTGATCAAGCAAATAAGATTATCGCCTCGATCTGTGTCGCATCCCTTCCCGTCGCGAAAAGCGGCGTGCTGGATGGTAGAAAAGCAACCTCATACAATTTGAAAGATGGAATAAGACAAAAGGAATTAGCGACGTATGGTGTCCATGTAGTTAACCAACCGATTGTAATCGATAAGAACATTATAACTTCCTATAACCCGTCTACAGCATTCGATGTAGCATTTAAACTTCTGGAACAGTTAACATCCGAAGAAAATTGTAACTATGTAAAAAAAATAATGGGATTCTAA
- a CDS encoding dihydrofolate reductase family protein, giving the protein MRKIIASEFVSLDGVMEEPNWTFQFNTDEQNQFKYEELKACDTLLVGRVTYEGFAAAWPKVKDTVAKGVVIPDDFADRMNNYPKFVVSTTLQEVSWNNSQLIKGDLVEEVTKLKQMPGRDILVAGSCQLVNTLMQHDLIDEYRIMVFPIVVGEGKRLFNDHNDRKILQHVETKTFRSGVTVLTYKPQR; this is encoded by the coding sequence TTGAGAAAAATTATAGCATCTGAATTCGTGTCATTGGATGGTGTCATGGAGGAACCGAATTGGACATTCCAGTTCAATACGGATGAACAGAATCAATTTAAATACGAGGAACTGAAGGCATGCGACACGCTTCTAGTGGGTCGGGTAACCTACGAAGGTTTTGCAGCGGCGTGGCCAAAAGTGAAAGACACCGTAGCCAAAGGCGTTGTGATTCCAGATGATTTTGCCGATCGAATGAACAACTACCCCAAATTTGTTGTTTCTACGACCTTGCAAGAAGTTTCATGGAATAACTCCCAGTTGATTAAGGGAGATCTCGTGGAAGAAGTTACGAAGTTAAAGCAAATGCCCGGAAGAGATATTTTGGTAGCCGGCAGCTGCCAGTTAGTTAACACGCTGATGCAGCATGATCTTATTGATGAGTATCGAATCATGGTATTCCCTATTGTGGTAGGGGAGGGTAAACGCCTTTTTAATGACCACAATGATCGGAAGATTTTACAACATGTTGAAACCAAGACGTTCCGCTCAGGTGTTACTGTTTTAACTTATAAGCCTCAGCGGTAA
- a CDS encoding alpha/beta hydrolase family protein, with protein sequence MRPFEVFLLFANLLAFLMLIVPRLHAVRWKGLVMLTTLFIAIMQVLIEGARWQMAPAYVLTLLFLFVWLLQSYAQAGRSVKRIVMKRFVTVFSITLGTIGLGISAALPSIFPVFHFPRPNGPYEIGTVTYHWTDISRHEVFGSDKHANRDLMVQVWYPAKKDSAYSNVPYLQDYDAVATALARLHNFPGFFLKHLKYVTTNSSSSAPIADDKPNYPVLVFLEGLTGYRQMNTYQVEELVSQGYIVVGIDQPGVAASVRFPDGRQIAGLSKPRMDYLREHGTPPEGTTLVNTEEIKDGVIPYFAKDVSFVLNQLTSINNDDPNNILTRRLDLQRMGVFGVSYGGTVGAEACLKDPRLKACLVMDVDMTADVVQNGLQQPGMWITRDADTMRLERQKAGGWTEKDIEVTQTTMRAVYNSLPGDGYFVQVPGMFHADLTDLTRISPISSKFGLGGPIGKRAHDIINAYTVAFFDKHLKDTAIALLDGPSKQFPEVIFETRQP encoded by the coding sequence ATGAGACCGTTCGAAGTATTTTTATTATTTGCCAATCTTCTGGCATTTTTGATGCTCATCGTTCCGCGGCTTCATGCCGTTCGCTGGAAGGGGCTTGTAATGCTCACCACCCTATTTATCGCAATTATGCAAGTACTAATAGAGGGCGCGCGATGGCAAATGGCTCCAGCTTACGTGCTGACATTACTTTTTTTGTTCGTTTGGTTGCTGCAGAGCTATGCGCAAGCGGGAAGGAGCGTTAAACGGATCGTCATGAAGCGTTTTGTCACAGTTTTTTCAATCACACTGGGCACCATCGGTTTGGGAATATCGGCAGCGCTACCGAGTATTTTTCCTGTATTTCATTTCCCCCGCCCTAACGGACCCTATGAGATCGGTACAGTAACCTACCATTGGACTGACATAAGCCGCCACGAAGTTTTCGGTTCAGATAAACATGCGAATCGTGATTTGATGGTACAGGTATGGTATCCAGCCAAGAAGGACTCAGCCTATTCGAATGTACCATATTTACAAGACTACGACGCAGTTGCAACAGCTCTGGCCCGGTTGCACAATTTTCCAGGATTTTTTTTGAAACACCTCAAATATGTGACCACGAATTCTTCTTCGTCAGCTCCCATAGCGGATGATAAGCCCAACTACCCGGTGCTTGTTTTTTTGGAAGGACTCACGGGTTACCGCCAAATGAATACCTATCAGGTTGAAGAATTGGTCTCACAAGGCTACATCGTTGTGGGCATCGACCAGCCAGGTGTTGCAGCGTCGGTGAGATTTCCGGATGGACGGCAAATAGCAGGACTTTCAAAACCAAGGATGGATTATCTAAGGGAACATGGAACTCCTCCTGAAGGAACGACTCTCGTGAACACTGAGGAAATCAAGGATGGGGTTATCCCGTATTTTGCGAAAGATGTCAGCTTCGTTCTTAATCAGCTAACATCTATAAATAACGATGACCCGAACAATATTTTGACTAGGAGGCTTGATCTGCAGCGTATGGGTGTGTTTGGCGTATCATACGGCGGTACGGTTGGTGCCGAAGCCTGTTTAAAAGATCCGCGCCTTAAGGCCTGCCTCGTGATGGATGTTGATATGACCGCAGATGTCGTTCAGAACGGATTGCAGCAACCAGGCATGTGGATTACCCGGGACGCCGACACGATGCGGCTTGAAAGACAAAAAGCCGGCGGTTGGACGGAGAAAGATATCGAGGTAACTCAGACCACTATGCGCGCGGTATATAATAGCTTGCCGGGAGACGGTTACTTCGTGCAGGTACCTGGGATGTTTCACGCCGATTTAACGGACCTAACCCGGATATCCCCGATTTCTTCGAAATTCGGACTCGGCGGGCCGATCGGAAAACGAGCGCATGATATTATCAACGCCTACACTGTTGCATTTTTCGATAAACATCTAAAGGACACTGCGATCGCACTGCTCGACGGACCGTCAAAACAATTCCCGGAAGTAATTTTCGAAACACGCCAACCTTAG
- a CDS encoding NmrA family NAD(P)-binding protein: protein MSRKRDREILVLGATGTIGSLVAKELEPINELIRLGSRSKPQYSENMEHFIVDVMTGKGLVDALAGIRKLFLITPDMMDQLGAELRIVEAAVKAGVEHIVKVSAFGAARQDYMIGCIHRSVEMAIESSGATWTFLRPTAFMQNFSTYYLPSIKSAGVVRLPCRDTPVSFIDACDIATIAADSLVNPAYINHSYEMFGPEALSYSQAAQKLSKSIGMEIRYEAIGDAEYQNEMGISSAHRLLDLYRYYRSGHAMGEPFDMVAHKGRELRRFSDFAASNREVFV, encoded by the coding sequence TTGTCGAGAAAAAGAGATCGTGAAATCCTCGTTCTTGGCGCCACCGGAACGATCGGGAGTTTGGTCGCCAAAGAGCTTGAGCCCATAAATGAACTTATTCGCTTGGGAAGCCGTTCCAAACCGCAATATTCGGAAAACATGGAGCATTTTATCGTTGATGTCATGACTGGTAAAGGTCTTGTCGATGCATTGGCAGGCATCCGCAAGTTGTTTCTCATCACGCCCGACATGATGGATCAGCTCGGCGCCGAACTTCGCATTGTCGAAGCAGCCGTCAAAGCCGGTGTTGAGCATATCGTGAAGGTCTCCGCGTTTGGCGCCGCAAGGCAAGATTATATGATTGGATGTATTCACCGGTCTGTGGAGATGGCAATCGAATCGTCAGGCGCTACATGGACATTTTTACGTCCCACCGCTTTCATGCAAAACTTCTCCACATACTACTTACCTTCGATAAAGTCGGCCGGAGTTGTTCGATTGCCTTGCAGAGACACGCCTGTCAGCTTCATCGATGCTTGCGACATCGCTACCATTGCAGCGGATTCACTAGTCAATCCGGCTTATATAAACCACTCATACGAAATGTTCGGCCCTGAGGCTCTTAGCTATTCTCAGGCGGCCCAAAAGTTGTCGAAAAGCATTGGGATGGAAATACGATATGAAGCCATCGGTGATGCTGAATATCAAAATGAAATGGGTATTAGCTCTGCTCATCGTTTATTGGATCTTTATCGTTACTATCGGTCAGGACATGCAATGGGCGAGCCTTTCGACATGGTGGCTCATAAAGGCCGTGAGCTTCGCAGGTTTAGTGATTTCGCTGCGTCTAATCGAGAAGTGTTCGTTTAA
- a CDS encoding GNAT family N-acetyltransferase, protein MNNLFLPSDLELMEAQASVLFNFNEVGRMTTINEPSAKSAPRFFMGITKQGNVVRYHETLGEDIKNELERFVENAPWLDAPNRVNMADMIRILSQEKPVDQVYMGPAYVFPDMRGRSTQAIKITQMNIELIEPYFSDFVDDVTHGQPVFAVVQNQAVVSLCCSARSSSTAAEASLHTAPDFRGRAYGMEVTAAWAAEIQNQGRLALYSTAWNNFASQAVAKKLNLKQYGMDLNFS, encoded by the coding sequence ATGAATAATCTATTTCTACCGTCTGACCTTGAACTTATGGAAGCCCAAGCAAGCGTCCTGTTTAACTTCAATGAGGTTGGTCGCATGACTACAATTAACGAACCTAGTGCTAAGAGCGCACCTCGATTTTTCATGGGTATCACCAAGCAAGGTAATGTTGTAAGGTACCATGAAACTTTGGGTGAAGACATTAAAAACGAACTGGAACGGTTTGTGGAAAACGCACCTTGGCTGGATGCTCCAAATCGAGTGAATATGGCTGATATGATACGTATTTTAAGTCAGGAGAAACCCGTTGATCAAGTCTACATGGGACCAGCCTATGTATTCCCTGATATGAGAGGTCGTTCTACGCAAGCGATAAAAATTACTCAGATGAATATCGAACTTATAGAACCGTATTTTTCTGATTTTGTCGATGATGTTACCCATGGTCAACCCGTTTTCGCCGTTGTCCAAAATCAAGCTGTTGTGTCCTTGTGCTGCAGTGCCAGAAGCTCATCGACTGCTGCTGAAGCGAGTCTGCACACCGCTCCGGATTTCCGCGGCAGAGCCTACGGGATGGAGGTTACGGCAGCATGGGCAGCCGAGATCCAAAACCAGGGGCGCCTCGCTTTATATAGCACCGCATGGAATAATTTTGCTTCTCAAGCGGTAGCGAAAAAGTTGAACCTGAAACAGTACGGTATGGATTTAAATTTTAGCTAG
- a CDS encoding AAA family ATPase codes for MEKAIYLITGVMASGKSTVAELLASKLGKGVHLHGDVFRRMIVSGREDMSAEPSEEAIRQLYLRYHLTAQAAKTYYDNEFSVVLQDNYYGEELSYMLEQLKGYTVQLVVLCPTVEVVKEREKSRGKVGYTGFTVEQLYSDFLQKTPKIGYWLDTSEQSPEQSVDDILLHYRKYE; via the coding sequence ATGGAAAAAGCGATATACTTAATTACAGGCGTCATGGCCTCAGGGAAATCAACGGTAGCGGAGCTTCTGGCTTCCAAATTGGGAAAAGGCGTTCATCTGCATGGCGATGTATTCCGCCGAATGATTGTTTCCGGCCGTGAAGATATGTCCGCTGAGCCGTCCGAAGAGGCAATCCGCCAGCTATATTTGCGGTATCATTTAACTGCACAGGCAGCTAAGACCTATTATGACAATGAATTTTCTGTTGTTTTACAGGACAATTACTATGGAGAGGAACTATCCTATATGCTGGAACAGTTAAAGGGATATACGGTCCAGTTAGTTGTGCTGTGTCCAACGGTTGAGGTAGTAAAAGAGCGGGAAAAATCACGAGGAAAAGTCGGGTACACTGGCTTTACGGTAGAACAATTGTATTCTGATTTTTTACAAAAAACTCCTAAAATCGGATATTGGTTGGACACCTCAGAACAGTCGCCGGAGCAATCGGTTGATGACATATTACTGCACTATCGAAAATATGAATAA
- a CDS encoding nucleotidyltransferase domain-containing protein — protein sequence MVEHIIKRVATKLQECPFVKGIALGGSRATGTATEISDIDIGIYYERSIDFDQLNNIAKQLDDTHRENLICREGEWGNWVNGGGWLIIDGYHVDFILRDVERVKECVAQTDRGVISSHYQPGHPHAYINVMYRGELAYGKILYARDHDITELKSQAEIYPDSLKEALISFFLFEAKFSCSLAKNYSRDNDLYYIIGHLFRSISALNQVLFAANDIYCLNEKKATLRIGSFTIAPIDYRNRVNEIFSLASEDIIMSIYKLEQLCNEVEKMVNGK from the coding sequence ATGGTGGAGCATATAATAAAAAGAGTCGCAACTAAACTGCAAGAATGTCCATTCGTAAAAGGCATTGCTTTAGGGGGTTCCAGAGCTACAGGAACGGCAACAGAAATTTCCGATATTGATATCGGGATCTACTACGAAAGATCGATTGATTTTGATCAATTGAACAATATAGCAAAACAGTTAGACGATACCCATAGAGAAAACTTGATATGTCGCGAGGGAGAATGGGGAAACTGGGTGAACGGCGGCGGGTGGCTCATCATAGACGGATATCACGTGGATTTTATACTGCGCGACGTGGAGAGAGTGAAAGAATGTGTTGCTCAAACAGACAGAGGGGTAATATCTTCTCATTATCAGCCGGGTCATCCTCATGCGTATATAAATGTTATGTATCGTGGAGAATTGGCGTACGGCAAAATTCTTTATGCGAGAGATCACGATATTACAGAGTTAAAAAGCCAAGCGGAAATTTATCCAGACAGTTTAAAAGAGGCCCTCATTTCTTTTTTTCTGTTCGAAGCTAAATTTTCCTGTTCGCTTGCAAAAAACTATTCGAGGGATAATGATCTATATTATATAATTGGACACTTATTCCGATCTATATCCGCATTAAATCAAGTCTTATTTGCTGCAAACGATATTTACTGTTTGAATGAAAAAAAGGCGACTTTACGAATTGGCAGTTTTACAATAGCTCCGATAGATTATCGCAACCGAGTAAATGAAATTTTCTCTTTGGCATCTGAGGATATTATAATGTCCATTTACAAATTGGAACAATTATGTAATGAGGTTGAAAAAATGGTTAATGGTAAATAA
- a CDS encoding CD3324 family protein yields MKYVNAKAILPDALLKELQDYIQGGYIYVPASPRQRKRWGELSGYRIELHRRNCKILQEYSNGFTIEDLANKYCLSVYTIRKIIYQK; encoded by the coding sequence ATGAAATATGTAAATGCAAAAGCAATTCTTCCCGATGCATTACTTAAAGAGTTGCAAGACTATATCCAAGGAGGATATATCTATGTCCCTGCTAGTCCCAGGCAGCGAAAACGTTGGGGAGAATTATCCGGTTATCGGATAGAATTACACCGAAGAAATTGTAAGATATTACAAGAATATAGCAATGGATTTACTATTGAAGATCTTGCTAATAAATATTGTCTATCCGTTTATACTATTCGGAAAATTATATATCAAAAGTAA
- a CDS encoding IS630 family transposase: MIRAYQSLQYNWFPVGQQRKVPTYGRHEGAKLFGVLNYETGQVLYRDGERYDAHAFIQFLDSVLKAYPKGKIVMVLDNGKIHHAAQVQAYLQKNKRLQFIFLPNSPDLNLVEGLWKWLKSDVVHNVFYKKFYHIRINVPPS, from the coding sequence ATGATTCGGGCGTACCAGTCCTTGCAATACAACTGGTTCCCGGTTGGTCAGCAGCGAAAGGTTCCGACTTATGGCCGACATGAAGGCGCGAAGTTATTTGGCGTTCTAAATTACGAGACAGGGCAGGTACTTTACCGAGACGGTGAACGGTACGATGCCCACGCTTTCATTCAGTTCCTCGATTCTGTTCTGAAGGCTTATCCCAAGGGCAAAATTGTGATGGTTCTGGATAACGGCAAAATTCATCATGCCGCACAGGTGCAAGCCTATTTGCAAAAGAATAAGCGGCTGCAGTTCATTTTTCTGCCGAATTCACCTGATCTCAATCTGGTTGAAGGCCTATGGAAATGGCTCAAGAGCGATGTCGTCCACAACGTGTTTTACAAGAAGTTTTATCACATTCGAATCAATGTCCCGCCTTCATGA
- a CDS encoding helix-turn-helix domain-containing protein: protein MKLSNQKTHRTSFQRKSFISFLIIAIIITVLLTLFLTITYLRTTITMINRYNDKLIAQSNYSITYLDEAAKKLGNALYSDKDIIQFLNMNESDERVSLLASKVIDKHFLTLNNIDSVYLYNAGLDLFYSSRSGERKSASAFSDQTIAKLLTDKHFVAEYRGRPIVASVNEATQSANVCSYILFEPGATAVGLKNAIVVNIQTKALTDSIQAINGHDPVPETSFFVVDTNGSILSMALSPEFGHDMTQVRALTQKAQQLDGNINQVQKIDGIRYLVSSSKSNANNWYIMGVTPVRKIFKDVITASIVATGIVVAVFIFSAVICLFLARRLNSPIQAMTKIINGEVPEKSNPLVSGTEEFQVILSVFESMKEQNFQLDKIMRETGYAAKQDLLNALLSESTTYSMATVREKLHDLHLDYIVSNQLCMCLFKIDNYSQFMSQNSQKERWALRYAIVNIATEIAENYGNCEIFSCDSDKFVMLMDCDTVSQYKLLQDKVERFLREIQWNTQKCLHISLSMAYSTMFQGLEHLPSMYNNMKGSILLKMRYGHGCIITPYMMDEINTDDFHVSAKKEEQLIEKVLEGDYEEASAIYDSISKLLYQYTYNDILFCIVHLIYRIYSGVLSKVPAIKDNQDLTLQEFLQDIQHAEVGAEIDILMNAFLQKLSNKITAIKNTSNSNDLLMQRIIEMVEQEYSNTELCLSSIAEKLRLSPNYVGHLFKAAHGQSIAQYIFDYRMQKLDEYMRNTKLPLSTIIEKVGLEKNNYFYTRFKKHFGMSLSEYKLQLGKEIDVN from the coding sequence ATGAAGCTCTCAAATCAAAAAACTCATCGTACGAGCTTTCAGCGGAAATCATTTATTTCTTTTTTAATTATCGCCATCATTATTACTGTTTTACTTACGTTATTTTTGACGATTACGTATTTGCGGACCACGATTACGATGATTAATCGGTATAACGACAAATTGATTGCGCAATCGAATTATAGTATTACCTATCTTGATGAGGCCGCAAAAAAATTAGGCAATGCCCTTTATAGCGACAAAGATATCATCCAATTTTTAAACATGAATGAAAGTGATGAGCGTGTGTCTCTTTTAGCAAGTAAGGTCATAGACAAGCACTTTCTAACACTGAATAACATCGATAGTGTGTATCTTTACAATGCGGGGTTGGATTTGTTTTATTCCTCACGAAGCGGCGAACGTAAGTCAGCATCTGCATTTTCAGATCAGACGATTGCCAAGCTGTTAACAGACAAACATTTTGTAGCTGAGTATCGTGGTCGCCCCATTGTGGCATCTGTAAATGAAGCAACTCAATCAGCAAATGTATGCTCATATATATTATTTGAACCTGGCGCCACTGCAGTTGGTTTGAAAAATGCCATTGTTGTCAACATTCAAACGAAAGCGCTTACTGATTCTATCCAAGCCATCAATGGTCATGATCCTGTACCGGAAACGTCTTTTTTTGTGGTAGACACAAACGGTTCTATATTAAGTATGGCGCTCTCACCGGAGTTCGGTCATGACATGACTCAAGTGCGCGCACTAACCCAGAAAGCACAGCAACTGGACGGAAACATCAATCAGGTGCAAAAAATTGACGGGATCAGATACCTTGTTTCGAGCAGCAAAAGTAATGCAAACAACTGGTACATCATGGGTGTTACACCCGTCAGAAAGATTTTCAAAGATGTCATTACTGCATCCATCGTTGCTACAGGTATAGTAGTAGCCGTATTTATTTTTAGTGCGGTGATATGTCTGTTTTTGGCACGCAGGCTGAACAGTCCTATTCAAGCAATGACGAAAATTATTAACGGGGAAGTTCCCGAAAAAAGTAATCCTCTTGTTTCTGGAACGGAAGAGTTTCAAGTTATTCTGTCTGTATTTGAATCCATGAAGGAGCAAAACTTTCAGCTCGATAAAATCATGCGTGAAACAGGTTATGCTGCTAAACAAGATCTTCTAAATGCTCTGTTAAGCGAAAGTACAACGTACTCAATGGCAACAGTGCGGGAAAAACTGCATGACTTGCATCTGGATTATATCGTCTCCAATCAGCTGTGTATGTGCCTATTTAAAATTGATAATTACAGTCAGTTTATGTCCCAAAATAGTCAGAAGGAACGTTGGGCATTGCGGTATGCGATAGTGAATATCGCAACGGAGATTGCTGAGAATTACGGTAATTGCGAAATTTTCAGCTGTGATTCCGATAAATTTGTGATGCTTATGGATTGTGACACTGTATCGCAATATAAATTACTGCAGGATAAAGTAGAACGTTTTTTACGCGAAATACAATGGAATACGCAAAAGTGTCTTCATATTTCGCTGTCTATGGCGTACAGCACAATGTTCCAGGGGCTGGAGCATTTACCCAGCATGTATAATAATATGAAAGGCTCGATTCTCTTAAAAATGCGCTATGGACATGGTTGCATCATTACTCCCTACATGATGGATGAAATCAATACCGATGATTTCCACGTTTCAGCCAAAAAGGAAGAACAACTTATCGAAAAAGTGCTGGAGGGTGACTATGAAGAAGCCAGTGCGATCTACGATTCTATTAGTAAACTGCTGTATCAATATACCTATAACGATATTTTGTTCTGCATTGTACATTTGATATACAGAATCTATTCGGGCGTGCTCAGTAAAGTGCCTGCCATAAAGGATAATCAGGATTTAACTTTGCAGGAGTTTTTGCAAGATATACAGCATGCAGAAGTGGGAGCAGAAATTGATATTTTGATGAATGCGTTTTTACAAAAGCTCAGCAATAAGATAACGGCGATCAAAAACACATCCAATAGCAACGACCTTCTGATGCAGCGCATTATTGAAATGGTGGAACAGGAATATTCCAACACCGAATTGTGCCTCAGCTCCATTGCCGAAAAATTGCGCTTATCTCCGAACTATGTCGGCCATTTATTCAAAGCAGCACACGGGCAGTCGATTGCGCAATACATTTTTGACTACCGCATGCAAAAGCTGGACGAATATATGCGCAACACCAAACTGCCTTTGTCGACGATCATCGAAAAGGTTGGTCTTGAAAAAAACAATTATTTTTACACGCGATTTAAAAAGCATTTTGGCATGTCCCTCAGTGAGTACAAACTGCAGCTTGGAAAAGAAATCGATGTTAATTGA
- a CDS encoding ABC transporter permease has protein sequence MKAITNLSHKSHKSKSYRALRSARRQAPFYFMMAPGLIFITILFYIPMAGVIIAFKNYNPRDGIFGSPWMDPLFKNFEFFFKSEAARTVTFNTLFYNLLEAVTVTLCALALAILLSEVKNKVVSATYKGSILLPTFLSWVVIQYILFSLLSVDRGIVNNMVTANGGEAIYWYSEPFYWRIIMPIAYLWKNVGYYSVLYVAAIAGINPDYYEAAQLDGASNWQRIKHITLPLLKPTIIVLSLLWVGKLFNGGLGDWNGFYTLPNDAGALYPATDVIDTLVFRSLKKVNDYGMASAVGLYQSVVGFFLVLISNYIIKKKDPDSALF, from the coding sequence ATGAAGGCGATTACAAATCTATCTCACAAATCTCACAAGAGTAAATCCTACAGAGCATTGCGCAGCGCGCGTCGTCAGGCACCTTTCTATTTCATGATGGCGCCGGGTTTAATCTTTATAACGATCTTATTTTACATTCCGATGGCTGGCGTTATCATTGCCTTCAAGAATTATAATCCACGCGATGGTATTTTCGGAAGTCCATGGATGGATCCGCTGTTCAAAAATTTTGAGTTTTTCTTTAAATCCGAAGCAGCACGAACCGTTACCTTCAATACGCTTTTTTACAATCTACTAGAGGCTGTTACTGTTACGCTTTGCGCATTGGCACTGGCTATTCTATTAAGTGAAGTAAAAAACAAAGTCGTTTCTGCTACCTATAAAGGTTCGATTTTGCTGCCAACCTTTCTCTCATGGGTTGTTATCCAGTACATTCTGTTCAGCTTGCTGAGCGTTGACCGTGGTATTGTCAACAACATGGTTACCGCAAACGGCGGAGAAGCCATTTACTGGTACAGTGAGCCGTTTTACTGGCGCATCATCATGCCAATTGCCTACCTATGGAAGAATGTTGGTTACTATTCGGTGCTGTATGTAGCGGCGATTGCCGGGATTAACCCTGATTATTATGAAGCTGCCCAGCTAGACGGTGCTTCAAATTGGCAACGAATTAAGCACATCACATTGCCGCTTTTGAAACCGACAATCATTGTTCTTTCACTGCTTTGGGTTGGTAAATTATTCAATGGTGGTCTAGGCGATTGGAATGGATTCTACACGCTTCCGAATGATGCAGGTGCTCTTTACCCAGCAACAGACGTGATCGATACACTTGTATTCCGCTCGCTGAAAAAGGTGAATGATTACGGTATGGCGTCGGCAGTTGGTTTATATCAATCGGTAGTTGGTTTCTTCCTTGTGTTGATCTCTAACTACATCATTAAAAAGAAAGATCCCGACAGTGCACTATTTTAA
- a CDS encoding carbohydrate ABC transporter permease, producing MLLRKLHFSKLAIHLIFIILSLACIVPLLLVVSISFTGEKSLMLDGYHFWPKEFSAAAYKYVFSGASSILNAYAVTIFVTVVGTFLHLLITSMLSYSLTRPEVTYRKALTFFVYLPVLFNGGLVPQYILLTRILHLKDTIWVLIIVYLVSTVNVLIMKNFFRTIPNSLIESARIDGSGEIRTFFKIALPLSKPSLATIGLFVAIAYWNDWMTASLYIESPKLRPLQYLLQSLMNNIGYLQSNAQASQSMESALGMLPSEGARMATCVLAIGPIILLYPLLQKYFEKGLTIGAVKE from the coding sequence ATGCTTCTGAGAAAGCTACATTTTTCAAAACTAGCAATTCATCTTATTTTCATTATATTGAGCCTGGCCTGCATTGTTCCACTGCTTCTGGTTGTATCCATATCGTTTACTGGCGAAAAATCGTTGATGCTGGACGGGTATCACTTCTGGCCCAAAGAGTTCAGCGCAGCAGCTTACAAGTATGTATTCAGCGGAGCGAGCTCCATTTTAAATGCATATGCAGTTACGATTTTTGTGACCGTTGTTGGTACGTTTTTGCATCTGCTGATTACTTCCATGTTGTCGTATTCATTGACACGTCCCGAAGTGACTTATCGCAAAGCACTCACTTTTTTTGTATATCTTCCGGTTCTGTTTAACGGTGGTCTCGTTCCGCAGTACATTTTGCTGACGCGCATCCTGCATCTGAAGGATACCATCTGGGTGCTGATTATCGTCTATCTGGTGTCGACGGTTAACGTGCTTATTATGAAAAACTTCTTCCGCACGATTCCGAATTCACTGATTGAGTCGGCGCGTATAGACGGTTCGGGTGAAATCCGCACGTTTTTCAAGATTGCGCTTCCGCTGTCCAAACCGTCGCTGGCGACCATCGGTTTGTTTGTAGCCATTGCATACTGGAATGACTGGATGACCGCCTCATTGTACATCGAATCACCTAAGCTACGCCCCTTGCAATATCTGCTTCAATCTTTAATGAACAATATCGGATATTTACAGTCGAACGCGCAAGCTTCACAGTCGATGGAGTCAGCTCTTGGCATGCTGCCAAGCGAAGGCGCGCGCATGGCAACCTGCGTACTCGCCATCGGTCCGATTATTTTGCTGTATCCTTTATTGCAGAAGTACTTTGAAAAGGGCCTGACCATAGGCGCTGTGAAAGAGTAA